acaaaagTGGAAGTTGTCCAAAGGGAACCATTCCCATTCGCAGAATTACGAGGAAAGAATTATTGAGGGCAGCCTCCATCGAACACTTTGGAAGGGAAGGCCCACGGTCTTCTTTTGTTGCAAACACAACAAATAACCAAAGTAGTTATTTTGCATATCGTAACAATGGCACAAAAGTCAACGTCTTTCCTTTACCCAACCACTCGGTAATTATAATTTGTAatagcctatatatatatatatatatatatagatatttctttttcttttttctttttttgccatAGACATCATATTTAGTTCTGTGCACTAGCTCATGTGCTAATGCCTAATGGACATGAGCTCAACACAATTagattgcacttttttttttatacattttaattagatattatttattatcatagatatttagtttataattttaaggttaatttttttttttttttaacatttcatAGATGAAATAGTTatacaaaaaaagttattaagtgTTGTAATATTAACAAAGATTTATagactaggtgtaacttgaatttGAATATTAATATGTGTGTGAGTAGATTTAAAGATgcatgcaaacacatcaatgaatgattttgaatttttataaagGTTTTGATAATATCTcggaaaaatatgtattattttgtaaaggtGTCTTCCCGATTGCCTAAAAACATTTTGTCACAGTATCTATTCTAATgctgccataaaaaaaaaatggaaaaagaaagtaTTCGACATGCAAGtttctttcaaaatatttataatttttttaataattgagaTCTTGCAAttagttaataaaaattttcagagAAGAAAGCATCCAACATGCAAGTTTGTTCCAAAAGATTTcgtgctttaaaaaaaaaaaattacaaatttttttattttaaataattgaaaCCTTGCAATTAGTTAATAAATATGTTCATGTtgaaatttgtcatttttttttaagttatgctgattattttattttttttttatttttttttttgtgatgcttGTGAACCAGACTGCATATCTTATTACATTGGGATATAGTTATATTGGTGCTAGAGGAAATATAAATATCTGGAATCCAAGAGTTCAATCGCCCAATGAATACACTACTGCTCAAATTTGGCTTAAAAGTGGCCCTGGAGATAGTTTTGAAAGTATTGAAGCAGGATGGATGGTTGGTTCATTAAACAAAACATTAACCCCATTTTCTAGTACATATTTAATGCACATGGtactaatcacatttttttaacCTCAAAATTTGGTAatattgttttctctttttctaggtCAACCCAAAGTTATTCAGTGATACACAACCTCGAGTATTTATACGATGGACTGTAAGTACATTTTTGCTAAAGCCAAAGAGGGGAAATTGCAATCTCAATCATATTTTTGACACTTTTATGTGTGAGTTTTCACAAAGATTCATGTAGCTCAATTGGTACCTTGTGgtatttttaatgagaaattatatgtctacaatatttttacaacaaatcttaagtggtaggttattactggttgttattgttagggcaaaaaagtaatcttagtgttagtttcaaatttgaaccaataacaattaaccacatgtgatttgttataaaaatattgtaaaaatgttgtagacgtagcatctctcattTTTAATGGAGACATTCCAAAATCAAATCCCCCTCCCCagttataactatcaaatttatctaaaaaacaATTGTGAGTTTACACTAACAATCTTAGTTTTCCTTTGTAAACAAATATTAATTAgttaacaatatattttaatttattaatttattcttttttacttttttgcttaGTTGGATTCCTATCAGAAGACAGGCTGCATTAACCTCATTTGCTCTGGATTTGTACAAACTAGCCAAGAGATTGGATTAGGTTCAGCTATTCAACCTACATCACAAAGATGGGGAGACCAATATGAGGTCGACATCCAAATTAACATGGTAAAATAtatgaatctctctctctctctctctctctaaactttaTAGTTATACATATATAGTAGAATAGTTCAATAGATATGATCAAATAAAGCCAagagttttatattttaaatgacACTTTCTGGTATATTTTCAACACGGAACCTACCCCacctattgaattatcaaaaaggaaaaaaaaaaagaaaaaagatttgatCACATAAATGAAGGGAATTATTAAGAAGATTTGTGCTCGACTTGTGTTTACAATTCTTATACATAAATATgccattttttcccttttctctttGAGTAAATAATGATATGTAATGGTTTGTTTAAAATccaatgtttttgttttaggatCCAAATCAGAGAAGATGGTGGCTAAAATTTGGAGACGATGTGATAGGGTATTGGCCCTTCGAAATCCTAACATATATGCAACAGAAAGCCGTATTAGTTCAATGGGGAGGGGATGTTTATAGCAAAAACGTGAAGGGAGTGAAACCCCACACTACAACAGCCATGGGGAGTGGAGATCATGCATCTGCTTTGTTGGGAGCAGCTTGTTACATTAATAAGCTTAGAATCTTGGATTATTCTCTCCAGTTGAAGTACCCTGAATGGGTACATACTGATTCCGAGGAACCCTATTGCTACAGTGCTCTTAATTACCAAAAGAGTCTTGCATTTGAGCCTACGTTATTATTTGGAGGTCCTGGTCGAAGTCATTATTGTCCATGAGAGCAACAAGATATATATGTTGATGCCAACATTTTCTAGCAATAACACATCAATAACTTAGCTGATGCCTTCCACACAAAAGGTGTAGATAATTATATCTTCAATTGTGTAATTGTGTGGCATTAAGCAATTTTTGGCATTTCATCTTagcatttgagaaaaaaagggGTAAGTTTCAAATTAGTTTCCAATCTTTTCGCTGTGTGTTAATTTAGTTCCAAATGTTTTAAATGtattattttagtccctaaattttttttatattgtgtcaAATTGATCTTTGCAGTTAAGTGATAGATAGAAAATATTGATGTGgttaacagttaaaataaaaataaaaataaaaaaaaaattttgccaaCTCAAATGTCCTTGCTCAGAAAAGAGTTTGTGTATGTTCCAATTAGCTAAACCAATAAAGTTTCATTTCATCAAATAAGAGATCTAAAGTTTGAACCCCATCTATACCAAAAAACGATTAATGTTTTAGCTTAATAATAGAAACATTCATTATTAAGTAGACATTatatgttgaaattttattgtatctaaaaaaaataggagTTTGCTATCAAGTTTCTCATCAATTGTGTTTGTGATATAACAAATATTGAATTGTACAAGTAACAATTAAGGAGAATTCCAAACTTtgtgtattttgtttgttttttattttgttttttttgtttttttttttgagaagatgccATAAATAACTTAATATTAATAGATAAATAGACTATGAAAAGGCACAATTGAAAATGCATTATTGAAAAGTTACCATTGAAGAGTCCCAAGACTCAACCTtcaaaatattatcaaaacGAATGTGCATCTTTTGTCTCAAGGTCTCAGTCCCAATCCCTGCTCCACCACTCAATAGATGACATGCATGTCTacttagggtacgtttggtacactaaaTAAAGATTACATTAAGGGCAGTTTGGTATGCTGTAATAGCTCCTGTAATGGAATAGTTATTTATGTGTAATAGCAATTCGATCATTTGGTTGCATCTTTATTACATGaattagttattacattggaatgactattctttaaattgaagaatagctattcctctttaaaatgggtgtaatagctattccttagtgtaggggcggtttttggaGCCTAGGCCCAgcaagtaagtggttctggcccaaaagtccccagacaatgaatttgtagagagcaggttacagaactaggcctAGACGAAGTGAACGTCAGTTAGATGTATGCCATGCAGCATATTGAACGTGAGAATATTCCATTTTAGTTCACAAGGTATCGAtccgaggagacgtataagTGCACCTCTTGCTCTTGGTTACAGACTATAGAATTctttcacctctctctctctctttcttttttctcaattctccgatcccctcttcatggggatttccttctctcaTATAGCACCCTCAAATTGATAAAGGTCTTACACTTATTAACCATCTGGactttcacttgagtgcctgtcccatcggacatccaccttatctttttGTGAGTTGCACTAGCCAAGATAACACTATTCACCTGTcttctctacattaatgcggctggaaaagtagcttccttgcatttaatgcggcagctATGGTTGCCTCCTGGACGTCTAACATTTTCCTCTTGCTTGGGATGGTTCCTCACTGTGTGCAGGGTGTACGTTGGACTCCCATTTGGCTTGTAAATTTCACCCCTACacttagtatatatataataggttttaaaattaatatatttccaaaaatatagagtttccttatacatcatcttttacaagttttccatatgtaacaaccaaacttatgaatagtaatagttattccattacaatgtcttctattcccagtaataaagattactattctTAAACCTAATGTAAtctacattcagtgtaccaaacttACCCACTTGTGATTTGATCGAAATTTAAATTGTCTgcatgtggtttgaaatttaacACTTTACCTACTTGagatttgaccaaaatttaagttgtctatctGTGATTTAAAATCCTATGATACAAGTGTTCCATTGGATTTTTTTGATCttgcatttttatattttttgttatttagaggagagagacataaaagtgaagcaaaattacatatttagccatGATTTTAACAGAAGTGGGTTACGAACTTACGAAATTCTAACTAAGCTAAGCTCAAGTTAATAaagtatcaaatttcaaatcacaggtaggtaacttaaatttcggtcaaaTCACAAGtgagtaaattgtaatttacccttaaaaatattttatagatgaAATAGTTATacacttaaaaaatttattaaatgttGTAGTATTAACAAAGATTTAGAGTAggtgttttttaattaataatatgcGCGTGTAAAAATTTTCATGTTGAAATCCGTCTTGTTTTTAAATTATGCTGATTTGTTTAGTGGTGCTTGTGAACTAGGCCGCAGATCTTATTACAATGGGATATAGTTATATTGGTGCTAGAGGAAATATTAAATGTCTGGAGTCCAAGAGTTGAATTGCCAAATGACTACACTACTGGTCAAATTTGGCTTAAAAATGGTCCTGGCAACAGTTTTGAAAGTATTGAAGTAGGCTGGATGGTTAGTTCATTAAACAAAACATTAAACCCATTTTTCAGTTCATATTTAAAGCCCATTATattagttacaaattttttgtcaaatttgttaatattgttttctctttttccagGTCAACCAAAAGTTATTGTGTGATACACAACCTCGATTTTTTGTACGATGGACTGTAAGTACTTTTTTACTAAGCCAAAGATGAAAAATAGCATtctcaattatattttttatacttaatgTGTAAAATTTCCACTGTTTTAAAACTTGGACCAAACCAGTTGGTTGGTCCGGTTCAACCAAGAACAGGACCTAGAATTAGTTTGGTAAAAACCATGAAAACTGCCTGTTCAACAAGTAAATACCAAAAATGGAACCTACTTTCGATTTTTTGACCgatccaatttttaaaaccattaaattttataaaagcacaaaatacaagaacacaaacaatcTTAGTTTTCCTTTGGAAACAAATATTAATTAGCtagaaattgattttaatttatttgtttattcttttgtaCTTTTTTGATTAGCTGGATGCGTACCAAACAACAGGTTGCATTAACCTCATTTGCTCTGGGTTTGTACAACTAGTCAAAAGGATGGAATAGGTACAGCTATTCAACCTACATCACAGAAACAAGGAACCAATATGAGATCATAATACGAATTGACCAGGTAATGAAAATAcgaaatatcattttttttaatgaatattttttCACAAACTCCTCACACATTCTTACAAAAGAAGGAGGggagggatatatatatatatatatatatatatatatatatatgtatatatatgatttttctttaattacctcccctatatatatatatatatatatatatatatatgtgtatatatattatttttctttaattaccTTCCCTCCCCCCccttatatacatacatacatacatacatacatacatacaaatgctagttttttgtttttttgaaagagtttcaacGTATAACATTTGTTCttgatgatagctttttatcatcaaatatcatcagaccaagacatcaatcagtttttggtgtaggcaatCATTGAAAGCTAGAtttcttatacaactatcagagattttaccaattgagctaactggaactcatCACACAAATACTAGTTGATAACCCATGCAAttcatggaaatttttttaacataatatgtttttttgtcatttattttttctctaattatgaaatttgataattatgatagttattaataaacatttaatatgattttgtaagtatatgaaactatatattctacaatttaaagaaaatataatgtttTAAGATTTTAATAGAGGGTTTAGATattaatagaatttaaattcaactataatatatatatatatatatatattatttttgagaacaaggtaaGTGAagttttattagaaaattaaGACAAATCAGATTGGAACACATCGTCCAAATCCTCAGGTAGATCTTCTACCCATACATCAATGTTTACAGATAAAACTGCTCTCCTAGCTATGTGAGATTATGATACCTCAAAAGTTTGTGACATAATACTATGAGGTTaaccaaaaatcaaacttttattttattttatatatattataaataaataaaggaggtCAAGAAAGTTTGAATATGAAACTGCTCTCTAAATTTGATAGAATAAGTTATTTATACGTGTGGAGAAATAGGGACTCAAACATGCATGCAAGGCAATGCAACACGGCCCCTCTTCAATTAACAACTCATATAAGAGAAGCAGAAAGAAATATCTACAGGAGATAGATTAAGGAAAGTTGTGTTCTAGGAGTTATTGTTGCCCCCAAGTGTCTATCACCTTCTTGCGACAAGTGAATACCATCTCTTAGTGACGTGTTTGATGAATATTAAAGATTTTTATTCTTCCACAagttctcataaaaaaattcaaaataaaaatgtgaagaaaatacaaaaaaaaaaaccataatataaataaataaataaaggagatCAAGGCAGTGTAATATGAACTTCCTCTTTAAAagcaataatataaaattttcatacgTGGTTATTATGCAACACGACCTCTACAATTGACAACCCATATAAGAAAATTAGAAAGAATATTTATGGGGAATACACCAATTAGTTGCATTAATAattctaaaatagtaaaataaaaagaaaatgaaagaaaacatTCGAAGGCATATGATATAAGAAATATTGGCGATAATCGAGAAGCATACTAAAATCAAGTAATGGAATAACTATAAAGCCATTTTAACTTTTTGATCTTGAATCTATGGTTTGCATATTATAAAGCAAAGAATAATTTCAAGGAATGATTGAAATTATTCATTAAGCAAGAGGAATaccaaattgaagaaaaaaaataccaaaaatgatattaatagaagttgtggggcccaataattcgtgggccaggcccatttacTCGTTGGGGCCCAAAGGCCCAGGCCGAGGAAAGTCATAGCCCAGGATCAGTAATACAAGTACAGAATAGCCttgagacacagccgaggacgattcagtcctcggcatgtccgagatcTCACAGGAAGGAggggcaaaaatggtatagaaacagtttgggaaaaaatctaaaatatctgtgtcaatagaaaagggtatgctggaaagtacaacgaccagggaaagctgcccttactgccattcaatactctgcacctgacagagccatactcttcaacttttacaaccacccctaaccacttggggtatgggctgatgggacaagtatcagtcttggaatgccgatcctacacgtggacgaaggataaggaacacaggctagtataaaaggaaaagtaagcaatccagagaagaggctgggaaaaatggccaaaaaccagagcctcccagaccgcctccaggagaaagactcctagggcgaagacgacttaaccatgtatgaacaccacgaaaaacccaccgtctggtgaccaaggcctagcctttcaaactcacgctctacaaatgatattgtttgggcctttttacgtgcgaacccaacaccgttgcgggtcgttacgaatcgtgtccttacaattggtgccgtctgtgggaaaggcttgtgtgttggcatagacggtaggtcgagacagttcccttgtcatttctaacagccGGTTATAGTGTTCTAGCGTAGAGTTCCACTAGGGACTATGATTCttgactaggggctacgctttgtAGCGTCAATCGCATGGATGGTTCTGGGGGCTTGGCCGAGGCGCCAATCCCCCTAAAGCCAAGACCCCATGCCAAAAACCAAGTTTTGaaggaaaactgagttttggacagaaccaaggtattgcatggtcctcggactcaaacctatggggaaaccaactacttagatgagaaaaactgagttttggacagaaccaaggtattgcatggtcctcggactcaaacctatggggaaaccaactacttagatgagaaaactgagttttggacagaaccaaggtattgcatggtcctcggactcaaatctatggggaaaccaactacctagatgagaaaaactgagttttggacagaaccaaggtattgcatggtcctcggactcaaacctatggggaaaccaactacttagataagaaaactgagttttggacagaaccaaggtattgcatggtcctcggactcaaacctatggggaaaccaactacttagatgagaaaactgagttttggacagaaccaaggtattgcatggtcctcggactcaaacctataggaaaaccaactacttagatgagaaaactgagttttggacagaaccaaggtattgcatcgtcctcggactcaaacctatggggaaaccaactacttaaatgagaaaaactgagttttggacagaaccaaggtatttcatggttctcggactcaaatctatggggaaaccaactacttagatgagaaaactgagttttggacagaaccaaggtattgcatggtcctcggactcaaacctatggggaaaccaactacttggaagaaaaactgagttttggacagaaccaaggtattgcatggtcctcggactcaaacctatggggaaaccaactacttagacaaaaaaaaaaaaaaaaaaaaaaaaaaaaaaaaaaaaaaaaaactgagttttggacagaaccaaggtactgcatggtcctcggactcaaacctatggggaaaccaactacttattaATATCTatcgagttttggacagaaccaaggtattgcatggtcctcgaactcaaacctatggagaagtCGGCTACTTAATAAAAGTTCTAAGTTGCTCaatcctcggctcaaataccaGAAAAAGGTTAAAGCTATGAAAGTTGTTAGGAAGATGGTGGAACACCCTATTACTCAGCAACTTggaggggctgttcatttttgggttatatatcttcggatgattacctcctacaccgcaccgagcattcagttgtcatctcggctatttcggggtaagtgttgttttctcaggtcggcattattgtgccaaacaactctattaaattcatgataataTCTTTCCATTTGCAAGAGTTTTGACCCTAAGTGTCATTTGTTCAAGTCggtattattgtgccgaacagcacTCGTAAGCTCATAATAGCGTCTTTTTCCTTGAtaagggatttcggccctaagcaTTGTGCTCTAAGGTCGGCGGTATTGTGCCAGACCGCCccaataagctcatcataatatcttttctttttcttcttgatatgggtttcagccctaagtatcatCTGTTCGATTTAGTATTATTAAGTCGGATAGTTTCTATGAACAAAGagtaagatctttttattaactaggatttcggtcctagaCATCGGTCAAAgtgtaaaaatgaaaagaattcaCAAGATAGTATATCTATTCACGGCGTAACCATTTCAGAAATAAAGAGATAGAGCATgtgaaataaagcaataacgacttttattaatataaagaggtattacaacgtacaaagaagggcttaaacaagcctatacagaaggtggattacaaaaataataaaaaaaaaaaaaaaaaacaacaacaatatgacGAATAAACAGTCAGATGTCTTTTTAAACTCGTCTCCGAAGTCCTTCCAAACTTTGCCCCAGTagcgcccatattgagaggaggaccttcttcagaagaagaaggaggagatgaagagaaagaaggaggagaagaagagaaagaaggaggagaagaagaggaagaaggaaaagcgtCAGGATGGATCTGgcggtggaaagaagaagaaagagaggcaaaaggaggcaccagtgaaggaagagaggaagaagcagggacactttgtccctgcgtcagtcctgactcctaacacgctggtgccgtGTTAGCTATGCTCgtaagagagcggctggtactgataatgggtgatcccagctcagtcgcgccaaaagtttgacgcgacgagcccctgcttcggattttggctgaaaggagggTAAGAAggatcttgagtctctgccatccctgcCCTGATCGAGCCATTTCTAGCTTCATAAGAACATGGTACTTCTGAGAAGGGTATGGTTCCTTCATTACTCACTCCTATCTCGAACGTATTACACTTTAAGATGTAACTAGCAGATAAAGAAAACTCTGGAGGTGGCTAAGGGTTTCTGGTTTCAGAAGGATTGAAAAGGTCTCTATATGAAAGAAATAACCTCATgcctttcttcttatatgaagggcaaaacgAAAGGTATTTAATCTGTCCAGATTTCCAAAAAAATCTGTAAACTAGAACATACCCGTTCCACTTCCCCACACCGTCAAATACCGTCGAATTTgaatggtctcgtaaagggaaatcattaaaggcgcgTTTTGGATAATCAAACAGCAGGAACGCGTCATGAATGAAAtcagaggaatgtctcgtagCCCGGAATGTTTCCTGggtagatgaagagacaccaacattaatgaaTGACAGAATTAAACGAGCCCTAATAAAGGCTTAGcattatcaaaaccctcctctccaaccaagaggtcgaacagcaggattttgaggggctattgtggggccgaATAATTcgtgggccaggcccatttacTCGTTGGGGCCCAAAGGCCCAGGCCGAGGGAAGTCATAGCCCAAGatcggtaatacaagtacagaatagccttgggacacagccgaggacgattcagtcctcaaCATGTCCGAGATCTCACAGGAAGGAggggcaaaaatggtatagaaacagcttgggaaaaaatctaaaatatctgtgtcaatagaaaagggtatgctggaaagtacaacgaccagggaaagctgcccttactgtcattcaatactctgcacctgacagagccatactcttcagcttttacaaccacccccaaccactctgggtatgggctgataggacaagtatcagtcttggaatgccgatcctacacgtggacgaagggtaaggaacacaggctagtataaaaggaaaagtaagcaatccagagaagaggctgggaaaaatggcaaaaaaccagagcctcctagcccgcctccaggagaaagactcctagggcaaAGACaacttaaccatgtatgaacaccacgaaaaacccaccatctggtgaccaaggcctagcctttcaaacccacgctctacaaatgatattgtttgggcctttttacgtgcgaacccaacaccgTTGCGagtcgttacgaatcgtgtccttacagaagtaattaaaaaaaatgacattttaattaagaaaataacaGAGAATATATGACATGTTAATTGAGAATTTGTAATCGACCCTAAAAAATTtggagttaattttttttttttttttttgttaattaaaattattggtTGGATGTTCTTCATTCACATAACATAGATATGATCAATTAAATATGGGAAATAGAGTTTGACTTCTGGGTACAATTCTTATGCATTTATACAccgttttcctttttctctttgattagatgatgatgatatgtAATGGTTTGTATAAAACCCAacgtttaattttgttttaggatCCAAATACCAGAAGATGGTGGCTACAATATGAAGACGAT
This DNA window, taken from Quercus robur chromosome 2, dhQueRobu3.1, whole genome shotgun sequence, encodes the following:
- the LOC126716171 gene encoding uncharacterized protein LOC126716171; translated protein: MEKRITLRLLFVIALLVLSSVDVEAKARKITSEVNRKLKLLNKPAIKSIKSEDGDIINCVDIYKQPAFDHPALKNHEIEMRPSISFPSDTTTAAKNESSQRVLSQIWHKSGSCPKGTIPQTAYLITLGYSYIGARGNINIWNPRVQSPNEYTTAQIWLKSGPGDSFESIEAGWMVNPKLFSDTQPRVFIRWTLDSYQKTGCINLICSGFVQTSQEIGLGSAIQPTSQRWGDQYEVDIQINMDPNQRRWWLKFGDDVIGYWPFEILTYMQQKAVLVQWGGDVYSKNVKGVKPHTTTAMGSGDHASALLGAACYINKLRILDYSLQLKYPEWVHTDSEEPYCYSALNYQKSLAFEPTLLFGGPGRSHYCP